DNA sequence from the Pseudoduganella plicata genome:
TCGCGCTGGCGTACCGCGACGGCCAGGGCGCGCCGAAGGTGGTGGCGAAAGGCCGTGGCCTCGTTGCCGAACAGATCATTGCCGTTGCCGCCGAGGCCGGCGTCTACGTGCATGAATCGAAGGAACTGGTGTCGCTGCTGATGGACATCGACCTCGACCGGCAGATCCCGCCCACACTGTATCGCGTCATTGCGGAACTGTTGGCCTGGCTTTATCATATTGAATCGGCGCAAAAGTCTGGCCTGCCACCGCCCCCGGCACCGGCCCTTTCCGCTCCCCCCACCACCTCAAGCACACTACCCTGATGTACCCTTTTCTTTTTGATGCGGACATGGACAACTGGCACGATTTCGAGGTGGGATCGCGTCGGGAAATCCTTGCTCTGCTGCGCGGCATTTCCGAAAAAAAGCAGATGATCCGCATGCTGCCCCTGGGCGACAGCGACATGTGTGTCACCACCATCCTGCACGTGGACGGCGATACCGACACGGTGCTGTTGGACCGTCCCTCCGATCCGGAGGAAACGGCCCGGCTGATGTCTGGCCGGCCCGTATCGTTCGAGACGACGCTGGACAACATCCGCATCATCTTCGGCACCGAAGTGATGCAGCTGGGCATGCTGGACGCCGTGCCGGCGCTGAAGATCCCGCTGCCAAGCAGCCTGATCCGCCTGCAGCGGCGCGAGTTCTACCGCATGCCGACACCGGTCGGCAATCCCGTACGCGTGACGATTCCGATGCCGGAAGCGCAAGGCGGCGGCGAAGCGGCGTTTCCGCTGTCCGACATCAGCTGCGGCGGCATCGCCATCCTCGACAACCGTTTCGTGCTGGGCGATTCGATCGGCCAGGAATACGCCGGCTGCCGCATCGAGTTGCCGGAGATCGGCCCGATCGTCACGGGCCTGCAGATCCGCAACGCGCAGGAGATGACGTTGATGAACAACAAGGCCAACCGCCGCCTGGGCTGCCAGTTCATCGACATCAGCACCGCCGCGATGAGCGCCGTGCAGCGCTACATCACCAAACTGGAACGCGAGCGCAACGCCCGCATGGCCGGGCTGAACTGAGCTGAGCTGAGCTGAGAAAGCAAAGCGGCGGCAAAACCGGTGCCAGGCTCCTATTTTTCGCAGAAAAATAGGAGCCTGGCACCGGTTTTGCCAATTCAGAAAATAGGAGCCTGTCACCGGTTTTTCGTTCGGCGAAATCCGGGATGGTCCCGGAGGCTTCTTACACCTGCATGTTCATGATGTCGTGATAAGCCGAGACGAGCTTGTTGCGCACCTGGATCGTGGCCTGCATATTGATGCTGGCTTTCTGCATCGAGATCATCACGTCCGACAGGTTGACGGAGTCGTCGCCCATCTGGAAGCGCTTGCTCAGGCCTTCCGCTTTTTTCTGGCTGACGGCGACCGTGTCGAGCGCGCCCTTCAGCGCGTCCGAGAAGTCGACCTTCGCAGCGGAGGCTTCCGTCTGAATGACGGGCGGCGTCGCCTGGGGCCGCGTTGCCGCCGCTTTCAGCTGCGCGATCATCGATTGGATCTGGCTGCTGTCGATACCGCCTGTCTTCATGATTAACTCTCCAAAAATGCTGTTGCTGCGCTGTTGCTCTACTACAACCGGCTGAGCAGCGTTCAATCGGACGCGGCATTTTGCCTTGCTACAATAGGTGCTTGCTTACGGGAACGATGTTCCCTCGCACTGTCAGGCTTCCAGAATAGCAGCACCAAGGCAAGCCACTGCCACGAGCAGGCCCGGAAACCAGCCTCTTTTCCCGGGATTAAATTGCCGTAAGGCAGCCGATAATGTGCATCAGGCCCCGCTCCACAGCGCTGAGGCCCCGATCAACAGACGACCTTAACGCCCCTGGAACGCATACATGGCTGCAGCCGCCGAAGCACTCGATATCGACGCATCCGCCGACGCCGGAACCGAAGGCAAGGTGCCCTTCTACAAGACCGCGATGGGCAAGAACATCATCCGCGGCGGCGCCGTCGCAGCCATCCTGATCACCATCCTGATGATCTGGCTGTGGAACAAGGAGCCCGACTACAAGGTCCTGTTCAGCAATTTCTCCGACCGCGATGGCGGCGCCATCACGGCCGCGCTCGACCAGATGCAGGTGCCCTACAAGTTCAGCGAAGGCGGCAACGCCATCCTGATCCCGGCCGAAAAGGTGCACGACACCCGTCTGCGCCTGGCATCGCAAGGCCTGCCGAAAGGCGGCAACGTCGGCTTCGAACTGATGGAAAACCAGAAGCTGGGCGTGTCCCAGTTTTTGGAGCAGGTCAATTACCAGCGCGCGCTGGAAGGCGAGATGGCCAAGTCCATCGAATCGCTGGGCGCCGTGCAGTCGGCCCGCGTCCACCTGGCGATGCCGAAGCCATCGGTATTCGTGCGCGAGCAGCAGAAGCCGACGGCGTCCGTCATCCTGACGCTGCACCCGAACCGTGCCATCGATCCGGGCCAGGTCAGCGCCGTTGTGCACCTGGTGGCCTCGTCCGTGCCGGAGCTGCAGCCCGCGAACGTGACGGTCGTGGACCAGCAGGGCAACCTGCTGTCGGACCAGAACAAGAACAGCAACACGGCCATCAAGAGCCTGGATGCGACCCAGCTGAAGTACGTGCAGGAACTGCAGAACCAGGTCATCAAGCAGGTCGAGAACATCGTCAAGCCGATCGTCGGCGAAGGCAACGTGCGCGCCGAAGCGGTCGCGGACGTGGACTTCTCCGCCGTCGAGCAGGCGGCCGAGTCGTACAAGCCGAACTCGTCGCCGGCCCCGTCGGCCATCCGCAGCCAGCAGAGCAGCGAAACCAACGGCAACACCAACGCGAACCCGAACGGCGTGCCGGGCGCCCTGTCGAACCAGCCGCCAGGCGTGGCCACCGCGCCGCTGACGACCACGCCACCGGGCGAAGCCCCTGCCCCGGGCACGGTGCCAGGCGGCACGGCAGCGGCCGGCACGGGTCCGATGCACAAGGAATCGACGACCAACTATGAAGTCGACAAGACCGTGCGCTACGAGCAGAAGGCCATCGCCGGCCTGAAGCGGATGACGGTCGGTGTCGTGGTGAACTACCGCCGCATCGTCGGCCCGGACGGCAAGGTGACGGTGCGTCCGCTCAATGCCGACGAACTGGCCAAGATCAACAGCCTGGTGCGCGAAGCGATGGGCTACAACCAGGACCGCGGCGACTCCGTCAGCGTGGCCAACGCGCCGTTCGACGGTGTCGACAAGGCGGCCGAGCCGGCGCTGGACTGGTGGCGCGATCCGGCCAACCTGCCGATGGCGAAAGAGCTGGCGAAATTCCTGATCACCGCGCTGATCCTGCTGTACATCCTGATGCGTGTGGTGCGCCCGATGATGCGCCCCGTATTCAAGAAAATCGACGAGATCAATGCGCCGGAGCCGGAACCGGAACCGGAAATCATCGAAGAGCCGACTGGTCCGACCGAAGAGGAAATCTTCGCGCAGCAAATGGCCGAAATGGAAGAAAGCACCGCGCGCACCTACCGCGACAACCTGGCCCTGGCCAAGAAGCTCGCCGCAGAAGATCCGCGCATTGTCGCCAACGTAATCAAGGCATGGATAGAAGCAAATGACTGATAGTACCGGACTGCAAAAAGCAGCGATTCTGATGCTGGCGATGGGTGAAACCGAGGCCGCCGAAGTGATGAAGTTCCTGGGGCCGCGCGAAGTGCTGAAGCTGGGCGCCGCCATGGCGACGATGAAGGGCGTGCCGCACGAGCAGGTTGTCGACGTGCTCGATGACTTCCGCGACGAAGTGGCCGCCGCCTCCACCGTCGGCCTGGATTCGGACGAGTACATCCGCCAGGTGCTGACCAAGGCGCTGGGCGACGACAAGGCCTCCGTGCTGCTGTCGCGCATCCTGGGCGGCAAGGACGCGTCCGGCATCGAAAGCCTGAAGTGGATGGATTCGCCGTCCGTCGCCGAACTGATCAGGAACGAGCACCCGCAGATCATCGCGACCATCCTCGTCCACCTGGAGCGCGACCAGGCCTGCGAAATTCTGGGACACTTCACGGACCGACTGCGCAACGACGTGGTGCTGCGTATCGCCACCCTGGACGGCGTGCAGCCGGCCGCGCTGCGCGAGCTGAACGACGTGCTGACGAAACTGCTGTCGGGTAACGAGAACATCAAGAAGTCCACGCTGGGCGGCGTGCGCGCGGCGGCCGAGATCCTCAACTTCATGAGCGGCGAGCAGGAAAACTCGGTGATGGACAATATCAAGAACTACGACAACGACATGGCGCAGCAGATCATGGACGAGATGTTCGTGTTCGACAACCTGATCGACATCGACGACCGCGGCATCCAGCTGCTGCTGCGCGAAGTGCAGTCGGAAATGCTGATCATCGCCCTGAAGGGCGCGTCGCAGGAACTGCGCGAAAAGATCTTCAAGAACATGTCGGCCCGCGCCAGCGAAATGATGCGGGAAGACCTGGAATCGAAGGGCCCCGTGCGGCTGTCGGAAGTGGAAACGCAGCAGAAACAGATCCTGCAGATCGTGCGCCGCCTGGCGGACGAAGGCCAGATCGTGTTGGGCGGCAAGGGCGAGGACTCTTTCGTTTAAACTACAGTTTTGCACTGAACGAGGTACTGGTTGGCCCACATTCCGAAAGAGCAGCAGACGGCGTTCCAGCGCTGGGAACTGAAGTCGTTCGGCGACGAACGGCCCAGCACGCTGGCCGCACGCCAGCGCGAGGAAGCCGAAGCCCGCGCCGCCGCCGAGGCGGCTGCGGCCGAGGAAGCGGCACGCCAGGCGGAATACGAAGCCTTCCTGAACGCCCCTGCCCCGCCTGCCTATCCGACGGAAGAGGAACTGGCCGCCATCCGCGAGGAAGCGCGGCTGCAGGGCTACCAGGACGGTTACGCGGAAGGCCACCGCGCCGGCGAGGACGAAGCCATCCGCGAGGGCGAGGAAGCCACCGCCACCGCGCTGGCGCCGCTGGCCGGCCTGGCGGAACAGTTTGCCGAGGCGCTGCGCGGCGCCGACCAGCTGATCGCGCAGGATGTGCTGGAGCTTGCCATGCACCTGGCCCGCACGATGGTGCGCCAGGCATTGCCCGTCAAGCCGGAACTGATCGTGCCGATCGTGCGCGATGCCGTGGACACGCTGCCAAGCGTGCAGCAGCCGGCCGTGCTGATGCTCAACCCGGAGGATGCTGCCGTCGTGCGCACCGCCATCGGCGAGGAACTGGCCAAGGACGGCTGGCGTATCGCCGAGGACGAGTCGATCGCCCGCGGCGGCTGCCG
Encoded proteins:
- a CDS encoding flagellar brake protein encodes the protein MDNWHDFEVGSRREILALLRGISEKKQMIRMLPLGDSDMCVTTILHVDGDTDTVLLDRPSDPEETARLMSGRPVSFETTLDNIRIIFGTEVMQLGMLDAVPALKIPLPSSLIRLQRREFYRMPTPVGNPVRVTIPMPEAQGGGEAAFPLSDISCGGIAILDNRFVLGDSIGQEYAGCRIELPEIGPIVTGLQIRNAQEMTLMNNKANRRLGCQFIDISTAAMSAVQRYITKLERERNARMAGLN
- the fliE gene encoding flagellar hook-basal body complex protein FliE; translated protein: MKTGGIDSSQIQSMIAQLKAAATRPQATPPVIQTEASAAKVDFSDALKGALDTVAVSQKKAEGLSKRFQMGDDSVNLSDVMISMQKASINMQATIQVRNKLVSAYHDIMNMQV
- the fliG gene encoding flagellar motor switch protein FliG, encoding MTDSTGLQKAAILMLAMGETEAAEVMKFLGPREVLKLGAAMATMKGVPHEQVVDVLDDFRDEVAAASTVGLDSDEYIRQVLTKALGDDKASVLLSRILGGKDASGIESLKWMDSPSVAELIRNEHPQIIATILVHLERDQACEILGHFTDRLRNDVVLRIATLDGVQPAALRELNDVLTKLLSGNENIKKSTLGGVRAAAEILNFMSGEQENSVMDNIKNYDNDMAQQIMDEMFVFDNLIDIDDRGIQLLLREVQSEMLIIALKGASQELREKIFKNMSARASEMMREDLESKGPVRLSEVETQQKQILQIVRRLADEGQIVLGGKGEDSFV
- a CDS encoding EscU/YscU/HrcU family type III secretion system export apparatus switch protein is translated as MHSDDSAPRRPMQSAVALAYRDGQGAPKVVAKGRGLVAEQIIAVAAEAGVYVHESKELVSLLMDIDLDRQIPPTLYRVIAELLAWLYHIESAQKSGLPPPPAPALSAPPTTSSTLP
- the fliF gene encoding flagellar basal-body MS-ring/collar protein FliF, which encodes MAAAAEALDIDASADAGTEGKVPFYKTAMGKNIIRGGAVAAILITILMIWLWNKEPDYKVLFSNFSDRDGGAITAALDQMQVPYKFSEGGNAILIPAEKVHDTRLRLASQGLPKGGNVGFELMENQKLGVSQFLEQVNYQRALEGEMAKSIESLGAVQSARVHLAMPKPSVFVREQQKPTASVILTLHPNRAIDPGQVSAVVHLVASSVPELQPANVTVVDQQGNLLSDQNKNSNTAIKSLDATQLKYVQELQNQVIKQVENIVKPIVGEGNVRAEAVADVDFSAVEQAAESYKPNSSPAPSAIRSQQSSETNGNTNANPNGVPGALSNQPPGVATAPLTTTPPGEAPAPGTVPGGTAAAGTGPMHKESTTNYEVDKTVRYEQKAIAGLKRMTVGVVVNYRRIVGPDGKVTVRPLNADELAKINSLVREAMGYNQDRGDSVSVANAPFDGVDKAAEPALDWWRDPANLPMAKELAKFLITALILLYILMRVVRPMMRPVFKKIDEINAPEPEPEPEIIEEPTGPTEEEIFAQQMAEMEESTARTYRDNLALAKKLAAEDPRIVANVIKAWIEAND
- a CDS encoding flagellar assembly protein FliH — its product is MAHIPKEQQTAFQRWELKSFGDERPSTLAARQREEAEARAAAEAAAAEEAARQAEYEAFLNAPAPPAYPTEEELAAIREEARLQGYQDGYAEGHRAGEDEAIREGEEATATALAPLAGLAEQFAEALRGADQLIAQDVLELAMHLARTMVRQALPVKPELIVPIVRDAVDTLPSVQQPAVLMLNPEDAAVVRTAIGEELAKDGWRIAEDESIARGGCRLDTATNQVDAQIESRWTRLAAALGKNVAWLD